A part of Clostridium novyi genomic DNA contains:
- the mgsA gene encoding methylglyoxal synthase, whose amino-acid sequence MKIALVAHDGKKEDMIDLVTRYREVFAQHELFGTGTTGKLINEKTGLNVTRFLSGPLGGDQQIGAKIAVGEMDMIIFLRDPLTAQPHEPDISALLRICDVHYIPLATNVGSAEVFIKALSVKR is encoded by the coding sequence ATGAAAATTGCATTAGTAGCACATGATGGAAAAAAAGAGGATATGATTGATTTAGTTACTAGATATAGAGAGGTTTTTGCTCAGCATGAGTTGTTTGGTACAGGAACTACAGGAAAACTTATAAATGAAAAAACAGGATTAAATGTTACAAGATTTTTATCAGGTCCCTTAGGTGGAGATCAACAAATAGGAGCTAAGATTGCTGTTGGAGAGATGGATATGATTATATTTTTAAGAGATCCATTAACAGCACAACCACATGAACCAGATATTTCAGCTTTACTAAGAATATGTGATGTTCACTATATACCTTTAGCTACAAATGTAGGTTCAGCTGAGGTGTTTATAAAGGCACTTTCTGTAAAAAGATAA
- the minC gene encoding septum site-determining protein MinC, translated as MVRDRILIKGNRDGLNIIIDMNKFQNFDEMIENFIKKLSIGKKFYKGSTITITTQLKEFNEKQIMKFEQVLFEDFFIKDCIFQEMQETKSKIFTGVCEGRTKFYRRTLRSGQIIRYPGNIVIVGDTNPGSEVYAGGNVIVIGNLCGDVHAGESGNKKAIIAAFRLQPNILQISNIMTRSPEDGVKPSYPEVAKIKDGIIIVEPYLPNKFV; from the coding sequence ATGGTTAGGGACAGAATACTAATAAAAGGAAACAGAGACGGCTTGAATATTATAATTGATATGAATAAGTTTCAAAATTTTGATGAAATGATTGAAAACTTTATAAAAAAGTTGTCTATAGGTAAAAAATTTTATAAGGGATCAACGATAACAATTACAACTCAATTAAAAGAATTTAACGAAAAACAAATAATGAAATTTGAACAAGTCTTATTTGAAGACTTTTTTATAAAAGATTGTATTTTTCAAGAAATGCAAGAAACTAAAAGTAAAATTTTCACTGGAGTTTGTGAGGGACGTACAAAATTTTATCGTAGAACTTTAAGAAGTGGACAAATTATAAGATATCCCGGAAATATAGTTATAGTAGGTGATACAAATCCGGGATCAGAGGTCTATGCTGGCGGTAATGTAATAGTTATAGGAAATTTATGTGGAGATGTACATGCGGGAGAATCAGGGAATAAGAAAGCAATAATAGCTGCTTTTAGACTACAACCTAATATTCTTCAAATATCCAATATAATGACTAGATCTCCAGAAGATGGAGTCAAACCTTCATATCCAGAAGTTGCTAAGATAAAAGATGGGATTATAATAGTAGAACCTTATTTACCTAATAAATTTGTATAA
- the minD gene encoding septum site-determining protein MinD, which yields MSEAIVITSGKGGVGKTTTTANIGTALASLGKKVVVVDGDTGLRNLDVLMGLENRIVFTLLDVIEERCRIKQALIKDKRFPNLCLLPTAQTRDKNDVSTEQMLDLIKTLKQEFDYVIIDSPAGIEQGFENAIIGADRALVVVNPEVTSVRDADRVIGKLDAKGIEDHHLIVNRLSYEMVKKGDMLDVNDILDSLAIKLIGVVPVDGEITVATNKGEPVVLNEKAISGKAFKNIARRIVGEEVPIETFNDHQTGFLASLKKIFNIR from the coding sequence ATGAGTGAAGCAATAGTAATAACATCAGGAAAGGGTGGCGTAGGAAAAACTACTACTACAGCAAATATAGGAACTGCACTTGCTTCTCTTGGCAAGAAAGTAGTTGTTGTTGATGGAGATACAGGTCTTAGAAATTTAGATGTTTTAATGGGACTTGAAAATAGAATAGTATTTACACTCCTTGATGTTATAGAAGAAAGATGTAGAATAAAACAAGCCCTTATAAAAGATAAGAGATTCCCTAATTTATGTTTATTACCTACAGCTCAAACAAGAGATAAAAATGATGTTAGCACAGAACAAATGCTTGATTTAATAAAGACACTAAAACAAGAATTTGATTATGTAATAATAGATTCTCCAGCAGGAATTGAACAAGGATTTGAAAATGCAATAATAGGTGCAGATAGGGCACTAGTTGTAGTCAACCCTGAAGTTACATCTGTTAGAGATGCAGATAGAGTTATTGGAAAATTAGATGCAAAAGGTATAGAAGATCATCATTTAATAGTAAATAGATTAAGCTACGAAATGGTGAAAAAGGGTGATATGTTAGATGTAAATGATATTTTGGATAGTCTTGCAATTAAATTAATTGGAGTAGTCCCAGTTGATGGAGAGATAACTGTAGCTACAAATAAAGGAGAGCCTGTAGTTCTTAATGAAAAGGCTATATCAGGTAAAGCTTTTAAGAATATTGCAAGAAGAATAGTTGGAGAGGAAGTTCCTATTGAAACATTTAACGATCATCAAACAGGATTTTTAGCATCCTTAAAGAAAATATTTAACATTAGATAA
- a CDS encoding SLC13 family permease, with protein MVIPTIIFLAVYLLIISEKLNRVVAALSGASLMLLFKFISQQEAFLKIDFNTIGLLVSMMIIVNITKRSGVFEYVAIKAAKLSKGNPITLLVVFSLITFIFSALLDNVTTVLLLVPVTLVVTKTLNTNPIPFLMSEILSSNIGGTATLIGDPPNIMIGSAATLTFMDFIINLSPIVIVIFIVNILLIKYIYKKDVHTTEEKKQIVMNLDESKTITDKVLLKKSLIVLAFTFLGFLLHGFLGFDSSTVAIVGSSILLLISKTDPEEILQEVEWGTLFFFIGLFIMTGVLEKVGLMNLLATKALSLTKGNLLFSSILVLWISAIASSFIDNIPFVATMIPLIKVMSIVGHMNVLPLWLALSLGSCLGGNGTIVGASANLIVIGIAGKSGHTITFKDYFRVGFPLMLTSICISTVYLLVFYL; from the coding sequence ATGGTAATACCAACAATTATATTTTTAGCAGTTTACTTATTAATTATTAGTGAAAAACTTAATAGAGTTGTTGCTGCACTTAGTGGAGCTTCTCTTATGCTACTTTTTAAATTTATATCTCAACAAGAAGCTTTTTTAAAAATTGATTTTAATACTATCGGATTATTAGTATCAATGATGATAATTGTTAACATTACAAAACGATCAGGGGTTTTTGAATATGTAGCAATTAAAGCAGCCAAGCTATCTAAAGGTAATCCAATTACTCTTCTTGTAGTATTTTCACTAATTACTTTTATTTTTTCAGCACTACTTGATAACGTAACTACTGTTTTATTACTTGTTCCTGTAACTTTAGTTGTTACTAAAACATTAAATACAAATCCTATTCCATTTTTAATGTCTGAAATTCTATCTTCTAATATTGGAGGTACGGCTACATTAATTGGTGATCCACCAAATATAATGATAGGTAGCGCAGCAACCCTTACATTTATGGACTTTATTATAAACCTATCTCCAATAGTTATTGTAATATTTATAGTAAATATATTGTTAATTAAATATATTTATAAAAAAGATGTTCATACTACTGAAGAAAAAAAACAAATAGTTATGAATTTAGATGAATCAAAAACAATAACAGATAAAGTTTTATTAAAAAAAAGCTTAATAGTTTTAGCATTTACTTTTTTAGGATTTCTACTTCACGGATTTTTAGGATTTGACTCTTCTACTGTAGCTATTGTGGGATCATCTATTCTTCTTTTAATAAGTAAAACAGATCCTGAAGAAATTCTTCAAGAAGTAGAATGGGGAACTCTTTTCTTTTTTATTGGATTATTTATAATGACTGGTGTATTAGAAAAAGTAGGTCTAATGAATCTTTTAGCAACAAAAGCCTTATCTTTAACTAAAGGTAACTTACTTTTTTCATCTATATTAGTACTATGGATATCAGCAATAGCATCATCGTTTATAGATAATATACCTTTTGTAGCTACAATGATTCCTTTAATTAAAGTTATGTCTATTGTTGGACATATGAATGTGCTTCCTCTTTGGTTAGCTTTATCATTAGGTTCTTGTCTTGGTGGAAATGGAACCATAGTAGGGGCTTCTGCTAACCTAATTGTAATTGGTATTGCAGGGAAAAGCGGTCATACGATAACATTTAAAGATTATTTTAGAGTAGGATTTCCTTTAATGTTAACATCAATATGCATATCTACAGTGTACTTATTAGTATTTTATCTTTAA
- the minE gene encoding cell division topological specificity factor MinE: MDLFKLFSGKPSSKEVAKDRLKLILIHDRSTIAPELLDMMKSDILRVISKYVIIDDDQVEVRLTKTEEVEATSPALIASIPIKKMRQR; the protein is encoded by the coding sequence ATGGATTTATTTAAATTATTTTCAGGAAAGCCTTCCTCTAAAGAAGTTGCAAAAGACAGACTTAAGCTTATATTAATTCATGATAGATCAACTATTGCTCCTGAGCTTTTAGATATGATGAAGAGCGACATATTAAGAGTTATTTCAAAATATGTAATAATAGATGATGACCAGGTAGAAGTAAGGCTAACAAAAACAGAAGAAGTTGAAGCCACTTCTCCAGCACTTATTGCTAGTATACCTATAAAAAAAATGAGACAAAGATAG
- a CDS encoding DUF4912 domain-containing protein encodes MHYENSYIVLMPKSTNVVFCYYNISSMTIKDFENIYGEDIWKNSKGVLKVYEVDHGINKEIKTIYIDIFADNWYINLDKSNINVFVKLGRILPNDKFVSIAISNTVITPRNCQSDNTDIFYIDISKECKEYIGEGSLTYDDKCDLKKNTIQIY; translated from the coding sequence TTGCATTATGAAAATTCTTATATAGTACTTATGCCCAAAAGTACAAATGTAGTATTCTGCTACTATAATATATCATCAATGACTATAAAAGATTTTGAAAATATATATGGTGAAGATATTTGGAAAAATTCTAAAGGGGTATTGAAAGTATATGAGGTAGATCATGGAATTAACAAAGAGATAAAGACAATCTATATAGATATATTTGCAGATAATTGGTATATAAATTTAGATAAATCCAATATTAATGTATTTGTTAAGTTAGGAAGAATATTACCTAATGATAAATTTGTATCTATTGCAATATCAAATACAGTTATAACTCCAAGAAATTGTCAGTCTGATAATACGGATATATTTTATATAGATATTTCTAAAGAATGTAAAGAATATATAGGAGAAGGATCACTTACTTATGATGATAAGTGTGATTTAAAAAAAAATACAATCCAGATTTATTAA
- the rodA gene encoding rod shape-determining protein RodA: MLENFKISKKLLRQLDFGVIITCIIIVLFSCVNIYSATFRSVGIYYAKLQFIWMIIGGLVVYGILLVDYVIIGNYASIIYWAGIVLLLLNDFVLGSTHKGAKGWIGIGSRAIQPSEFAKLGMIVMLAKLWDDIDGKINEPKNFFKLAFYAVLPMTLIVIQPDMGMTMVTFFIALGIFFIGGLDLKVILGGLLSIFVVIVGVWNSSLMPTYWKGRLSSFINPEAHVQGMGFQLKQSLMGIGSGNVLGEGFKRGLQVSGNNIPEAHTDFIFAVVGEEWGLIGAIFLLCLYGLLIYKFIKIAKNSKDIFGTIITVGVISTFLFSIFQNIGMTIGLMPITGITLPLMSYGGSSILSNFMSIGLVLNIGMRRKKINF; this comes from the coding sequence GTGCTAGAAAACTTTAAAATAAGTAAAAAATTATTAAGACAATTAGACTTTGGAGTCATAATTACATGTATAATAATAGTATTATTTAGTTGTGTAAATATATATAGTGCTACTTTTAGAAGTGTAGGTATTTATTATGCTAAATTACAATTTATATGGATGATTATAGGAGGCTTAGTAGTTTATGGCATACTTCTTGTTGATTATGTTATTATAGGAAATTATGCTAGTATAATTTATTGGGCTGGTATAGTTTTATTATTACTAAATGATTTTGTATTAGGAAGTACCCATAAAGGTGCTAAGGGATGGATTGGAATAGGATCTCGTGCTATTCAACCTTCAGAGTTTGCAAAGCTTGGAATGATAGTAATGCTTGCAAAACTTTGGGACGATATAGATGGAAAAATAAATGAGCCTAAAAATTTTTTTAAATTAGCTTTTTATGCTGTATTACCTATGACACTTATAGTAATTCAACCTGATATGGGAATGACAATGGTTACATTTTTTATAGCCTTAGGTATATTTTTTATAGGTGGACTTGATTTAAAGGTGATTTTAGGAGGGCTTTTAAGTATATTTGTGGTTATTGTGGGAGTTTGGAATTCATCGCTAATGCCTACATATTGGAAGGGAAGATTATCCTCTTTTATAAACCCAGAAGCTCATGTTCAAGGAATGGGATTTCAATTAAAGCAATCATTAATGGGAATAGGTTCAGGTAATGTACTTGGAGAAGGCTTTAAAAGAGGTTTACAAGTATCAGGTAATAATATACCTGAAGCTCATACAGATTTTATATTTGCTGTAGTAGGAGAAGAGTGGGGGCTTATAGGCGCTATATTTCTTTTATGTTTATACGGACTTTTAATTTATAAATTTATAAAAATAGCAAAAAATTCTAAGGACATTTTTGGAACTATAATAACAGTTGGAGTTATTTCAACTTTCTTATTTTCTATATTCCAAAATATAGGTATGACAATAGGTCTTATGCCAATTACAGGTATAACTTTACCACTTATGAGTTATGGGGGTAGTTCTATATTATCGAATTTTATGTCAATAGGATTAGTTTTAAATATAGGAATGAGAAGAAAAAAGATTAATTTTTAG
- the recX gene encoding recombination regulator RecX has product MERLITKIEVGKKNKNRVNVYLNEEFAFACSADLVYYYKLAKGKKIDEKFLNEIVEEDNYLKGKNYALKLLEKGYKSEKEIYDKLISREYNEKSIAKIISFLREYEFIDDERYCKLFVNEKLYSYGRNKIKYLLMKKGINNEIIEYTINNIDENIEKEVAIKLAEKKYKLLISSEKNYKKLYKKIGDYLLNRGYNYNIVSGILNNIIRIEDTNNDNTTGDDLQKLAEKRYRIVCKSEKDPIKIYRKLSAYLMRRGYHWEDIKNTLKGIVENE; this is encoded by the coding sequence GTGGAAAGATTAATAACTAAAATAGAAGTTGGAAAGAAAAATAAAAATAGAGTTAATGTATATTTAAATGAAGAATTTGCTTTTGCATGTAGTGCTGATTTAGTTTACTATTATAAGCTAGCAAAAGGTAAAAAAATAGATGAAAAATTTTTAAATGAAATTGTTGAAGAAGATAATTATTTAAAAGGAAAGAATTATGCACTTAAATTACTTGAAAAAGGATACAAATCTGAAAAAGAGATATACGATAAGTTAATTTCTAGAGAATATAATGAAAAATCAATAGCTAAAATAATAAGTTTTTTAAGAGAATATGAATTTATCGATGATGAAAGATATTGTAAGCTATTTGTAAATGAAAAGTTATATTCATATGGAAGAAATAAAATTAAATATTTGCTAATGAAGAAGGGAATAAATAACGAAATAATAGAATATACAATAAACAATATAGATGAAAATATAGAAAAAGAAGTAGCCATTAAATTAGCTGAAAAAAAATATAAATTATTAATTTCATCAGAAAAAAATTATAAAAAATTATATAAAAAAATTGGTGATTATCTTTTAAATAGAGGATATAATTATAATATAGTAAGTGGTATTTTAAACAATATAATAAGAATAGAGGATACAAACAACGATAATACTACAGGAGATGATTTACAAAAATTAGCAGAAAAAAGATATAGAATAGTATGTAAGTCAGAAAAAGATCCTATAAAAATTTATAGAAAGCTCAGTGCATATCTTATGAGAAGAGGTTATCACTGGGAAGATATTAAAAATACGTTAAAGGGAATAGTGGAAAATGAATAA
- a CDS encoding CsxC family protein, which yields MSDNNIIIQNCDDCCCRCIQSKILSSCEGENIKTKGINGPLVAKAPVILGEKEVNINLKVNIGLQQNCYEIKADKKNVYLTESILLPTAGKIENGVLKSGKLFLEGYIRENIQYSTVECINKYETINCSHGNIVSGDIKYTTIDIPFNCVTEIQYLVQPQVSPKKYDTNNNLNTIEYVNSCMDNSNYHESFRNTIFYVDKPYCEVSQAKIIESDSCKKLCITNTQSKYKKIEKKISLSLMVTVLQVQQVNILGLSNNTIC from the coding sequence ATGAGTGATAATAATATAATTATACAAAATTGTGATGATTGTTGTTGTAGATGTATACAATCTAAAATTTTGTCTTCATGTGAAGGGGAAAATATTAAGACTAAAGGAATTAATGGACCTCTAGTAGCAAAGGCACCAGTAATATTAGGAGAAAAAGAAGTTAATATTAATTTAAAAGTTAATATAGGATTACAACAAAATTGTTATGAAATAAAAGCTGATAAAAAGAATGTTTATTTAACAGAAAGTATATTATTACCTACAGCAGGAAAAATAGAAAATGGAGTTTTAAAATCTGGAAAATTATTTTTAGAAGGTTATATAAGAGAAAATATACAGTATTCTACGGTAGAATGTATTAATAAGTATGAAACTATAAATTGTAGCCATGGAAATATAGTTAGTGGAGATATTAAATATACTACAATAGATATTCCATTTAACTGTGTAACGGAAATACAATATTTGGTTCAGCCTCAAGTGAGTCCTAAAAAATATGATACTAATAATAACTTAAATACAATAGAATATGTTAATTCATGTATGGATAATTCTAATTATCATGAAAGTTTTAGAAACACTATTTTCTACGTAGACAAGCCTTATTGTGAAGTAAGTCAGGCTAAAATAATTGAAAGTGATTCATGTAAAAAACTATGTATTACAAATACACAATCTAAATACAAAAAAATTGAAAAAAAAATTTCACTTTCCTTAATGGTAACAGTATTACAAGTACAACAAGTTAATATATTAGGATTATCAAATAATACAATATGTTAA
- a CDS encoding M16 family metallopeptidase produces the protein MDKSIFDLKKYTLNNGINLITIRKDTQLAAINLGVKIGSIYENKDEKGIAHFVEHMLFKGTKNRDNKTLNEELEQRAGEYNAYTDYTATVYSITALKEELEKSLELFADMAQNSIFSEEEMEKERGVILAEIRTSKDDIEDYSYKKTIEYAFKKSPIRINTIGTDKSVKSFTRENLVDFYEKYYVPNNTYITVVSSKNHEEVLKLVEKYFANWKTKEVKRSKVIYEDNISCKKISYKKDIEQSTIIYLYTFHNLDKKEELALRILNYKLGESANSLLFRKLREEKGLAYDIYSELDATKNVKILNIYTAVNEEDVEESLKLIDNIISDIVNEKIILDDSSVALMKKVLKTAVVQTLEDSTELGNYILHQVMDNADIYEFVDDMNNMENIKGEDIYNVAKTVLKNPTIHILLSEKSDK, from the coding sequence ATGGATAAAAGTATTTTTGATTTAAAAAAATATACATTGAATAATGGAATTAATTTGATAACTATAAGAAAAGATACTCAACTAGCTGCTATTAATTTAGGAGTTAAAATAGGTTCTATATATGAAAACAAAGATGAAAAAGGAATTGCTCATTTTGTTGAACATATGTTATTTAAAGGAACTAAAAATAGGGATAATAAAACACTAAATGAAGAATTAGAACAAAGGGCAGGAGAATATAATGCTTATACAGATTATACTGCTACAGTATATAGTATAACTGCACTAAAAGAGGAGTTAGAAAAATCTTTAGAATTATTTGCGGATATGGCACAAAATTCAATTTTTTCAGAGGAGGAAATGGAAAAGGAAAGAGGAGTGATATTAGCTGAAATAAGAACTAGCAAAGACGATATAGAAGATTATAGTTATAAAAAAACAATAGAATATGCTTTTAAAAAGAGTCCTATAAGAATAAATACTATAGGAACAGATAAAAGTGTTAAATCTTTTACTAGGGAGAATTTAGTTGATTTTTATGAGAAATATTATGTTCCAAATAATACTTATATAACGGTAGTTTCTTCGAAAAATCACGAAGAAGTATTGAAGTTGGTAGAAAAATATTTTGCAAATTGGAAGACTAAAGAAGTTAAAAGAAGTAAGGTAATTTATGAAGATAATATTTCTTGTAAAAAAATTTCTTATAAAAAGGATATAGAGCAAAGTACTATAATATATTTATATACATTTCATAATTTAGATAAGAAAGAAGAACTAGCACTTAGAATACTTAATTATAAGTTAGGAGAAAGTGCAAATTCATTATTATTTAGAAAATTAAGAGAAGAAAAGGGACTAGCTTATGATATATATTCAGAGCTAGATGCAACGAAGAATGTTAAAATTTTAAATATTTATACTGCTGTAAATGAAGAAGATGTAGAAGAAAGCTTAAAGCTAATAGATAATATTATTAGTGATATAGTTAATGAAAAAATAATTTTAGATGATAGCAGTGTAGCACTTATGAAAAAGGTACTTAAGACAGCAGTAGTTCAAACATTAGAGGATTCTACAGAACTTGGCAACTATATTTTACATCAAGTAATGGACAATGCAGATATATATGAATTCGTAGATGATATGAATAACATGGAAAATATAAAAGGAGAAGATATATATAATGTTGCAAAAACGGTTTTAAAGAATCCTACAATACACATATTACTTAGTGAAAAGAGTGATAAGTAG
- a CDS encoding glycoside hydrolase family 57 protein, with translation MKKGYVSIILHTHMPFVRHPELEDALEERWLFEAISECYIPLINVYDNLIRDNVDFKITMSITPPLMSMLEDEYLNERYLNYLKQSIELSEKEIIRTKNNDELNKLAHFYNKRFNNILKIYKSYDQRLMNAFKKFDKLGYLEILTSSATHALLPLLTINPETIKAQIETAVESYTKCIGHPPKGIWLPECAYTYELDDILKKYGIRYFISESTAVLNASPRPKYGTYAPIATPNGICVFGRDMESSRQVWSSFMGYPGDFNYREFYRDIGYEAPMEYIAPYINRSGIRIDTGVKYYKITGETENKLYYNRDMAMKKIKDHAGHFADGRNSQLEFASENMDTEPIIICPYDTELYGHWWFEGPDFIKEFLRMSSEDWTKYELITPGDYIEKHPIIQCSSPNPSSWGENSDYSVWLNQSNHWIYRKLHKCEQAMIKLANSYNNPDETIKRALNQAARELMLAESSDWPFIIKNNTTVEYAVKRVNSHIERFNKIYEDINKNSIDIKWLSNIENIDNIFPNINYKIYAS, from the coding sequence TTGAAAAAGGGATATGTATCGATAATATTACATACTCATATGCCGTTTGTAAGGCATCCAGAACTTGAAGATGCATTAGAAGAACGATGGTTATTTGAAGCTATTAGTGAGTGTTATATACCATTAATTAATGTATATGATAATTTAATTAGAGATAATGTAGATTTTAAAATTACTATGTCTATTACACCTCCTCTTATGTCTATGTTAGAGGATGAATATTTAAATGAGAGATATCTAAATTACTTGAAGCAATCTATAGAACTTTCAGAAAAGGAAATTATAAGAACAAAAAATAATGATGAACTCAATAAATTAGCACATTTTTATAATAAAAGATTCAATAATATATTAAAAATATATAAAAGTTATGATCAAAGGCTTATGAATGCTTTTAAAAAGTTTGATAAATTAGGATATCTTGAAATATTAACTTCTTCTGCAACTCATGCACTATTACCATTACTTACAATAAATCCTGAAACTATAAAAGCACAAATAGAAACTGCAGTTGAATCCTATACAAAGTGTATTGGTCATCCCCCTAAAGGAATATGGCTTCCTGAATGTGCGTACACTTATGAATTAGATGATATACTTAAAAAGTATGGAATAAGATATTTTATATCTGAAAGCACAGCTGTATTAAATGCTTCTCCAAGACCTAAATATGGAACATATGCACCTATAGCAACACCAAATGGAATATGTGTCTTTGGAAGAGATATGGAATCATCAAGGCAAGTATGGAGTAGTTTTATGGGATATCCAGGAGATTTTAATTATAGGGAATTTTATAGGGATATTGGTTATGAAGCTCCTATGGAGTATATTGCACCTTATATTAATAGAAGTGGAATAAGAATTGATACTGGAGTAAAGTATTATAAAATAACAGGTGAAACTGAAAACAAACTATATTATAATAGAGATATGGCTATGAAAAAGATAAAAGATCATGCAGGACATTTTGCGGATGGAAGGAATTCTCAATTGGAATTTGCAAGTGAAAATATGGATACTGAACCTATAATAATATGTCCTTATGATACTGAATTGTATGGACATTGGTGGTTTGAAGGACCAGATTTTATAAAGGAATTTTTAAGAATGTCATCAGAAGATTGGACTAAATATGAATTAATTACACCAGGAGATTATATAGAAAAACATCCTATAATACAATGTTCAAGTCCCAATCCTTCTAGTTGGGGAGAGAATAGTGATTATTCTGTATGGTTAAATCAGTCCAACCATTGGATATATAGAAAACTCCATAAATGTGAACAAGCTATGATAAAACTAGCTAATAGCTATAATAATCCAGATGAAACTATAAAAAGAGCATTAAATCAAGCTGCAAGAGAACTTATGCTTGCAGAGTCATCAGATTGGCCATTTATAATAAAAAATAATACAACTGTAGAATATGCGGTAAAGAGAGTAAACTCTCATATAGAAAGATTTAATAAAATATATGAAGATATAAATAAAAATTCTATAGATATAAAGTGGTTAAGTAATATAGAAAATATAGATAATATATTTCCTAATATAAATTATAAAATATATGCTTCATAA